A genomic segment from Glycine soja cultivar W05 chromosome 20, ASM419377v2, whole genome shotgun sequence encodes:
- the LOC114403884 gene encoding molybdopterin synthase catalytic subunit-like, protein MAAEEDKNLVEILENQNPIDVAKYMNFVSAPQAGAIATFSGTTRDTFEGKTVMELRYEAYVPMAIRCIKSICSSARASWNLHSIAAAHRLGTVPVGETSVFVAVSSVHRADALEACRFFIDEIKAQVPIWKKEVYSNGEVWKENSEFLERRSELGNKDAGCCEKKVEIKEHSKKSCCGTKVRVDNEGI, encoded by the coding sequence ATGGCTGCTGAAGAGGATAAGAATCTTGTTGAAATTTTGGAAAACCAGAATCCAATAGATGTTGCGAAATACATGAATTTTGTCAGTGCCCCCCAAGCTGGTGCTATAGCTACATTTTCAGGCACAACACGAGACACCTTTGAAGGAAAAACAGTCATGGAGTTGAGATACGAAGCTTATGTTCCAATGGCAATACGCTGTATCAAGTCAATCTGCTCATCTGCTAGAGCATCCTGGAACCTACATTCCATTGCTGCCGCTCATCGTCTAGGCACAGTGCCTGTTGGTGAAACAAGTGTCTTTGTCGCTGTCTCATCTGTCCACAGGGCCGATGCACTGGAGGCTTGTAGATTTTTTATAGATGAGATAAAAGCACAAGTTCCTATTTGGAAAAAGGAGGTCTATTCAAATGGGGAGGTTTGGAAGGAGAACAGTGAATTCCTAGAGAGGAGGTCTGAGCTTGGTAACAAGGATGCAGGTTGCTGCGAGAAAAAGGTAGAAATTAAAGAACACAGCAAAAAATCTTGCTGTGGGACTAAGGTTCGGGTTGATAATGAAGGTATCTAG